A section of the Bacteroidota bacterium genome encodes:
- a CDS encoding methionyl-tRNA formyltransferase has translation MGTPEFAVASLDALVKAGSNIVGVITAPDKPAGRGMKMNESAVKKYAVEHKLKILQPEKLKNPEFLAELKSLNADLQIVVAFRMLPEVVWSMPPMGTVNLHGSLLPQYRGAAPIHWAVINGEKETGVTTFKLKHEIDTGDILLQQSFPLGDDETTGDVHDVMKEIGAKILVETVKGIANGTLKETPQNSQQATENKKLKHAPKLTTETSRINWSDSVENVYNLIRGLNPHPVAFTIVNEKMMKVFRAKKEVVSPAKIEGDHETDGKTYLKFACANGYIHLLEIQMEGKKKMSIEEFLRGYRS, from the coding sequence ATGGGCACACCGGAATTTGCTGTTGCCTCATTAGATGCATTGGTAAAGGCTGGTAGTAATATCGTTGGAGTAATAACTGCTCCCGATAAACCAGCGGGGCGTGGTATGAAGATGAATGAAAGTGCCGTAAAAAAATATGCAGTCGAGCATAAATTAAAAATCCTGCAACCAGAAAAATTAAAGAACCCTGAGTTTTTAGCTGAATTAAAATCACTCAATGCAGATCTGCAAATTGTAGTTGCCTTCCGCATGTTGCCTGAAGTAGTTTGGAGTATGCCGCCAATGGGAACTGTTAACCTGCATGGAAGTCTATTGCCACAATACCGCGGAGCAGCACCTATTCACTGGGCAGTGATTAACGGAGAAAAAGAAACCGGCGTCACTACTTTCAAACTGAAACATGAGATTGATACCGGTGATATTCTATTGCAACAAAGTTTCCCGCTAGGTGATGATGAAACCACAGGAGATGTTCATGATGTAATGAAAGAAATCGGTGCAAAAATTTTGGTAGAGACAGTAAAAGGAATAGCAAATGGTACATTAAAAGAAACTCCCCAAAATTCACAACAGGCAACCGAGAACAAGAAGCTTAAACATGCTCCTAAACTAACTACCGAGACCTCTCGTATTAACTGGAGTGATTCTGTTGAAAATGTATATAACCTTATACGTGGACTTAACCCCCATCCCGTTGCATTTACAATAGTGAATGAAAAGATGATGAAAGTGTTCCGTGCAAAAAAAGAGGTCGTATCCCCTGCCAAAATAGAAGGCGATCATGAAACCGATGGAAAAACTTATTTGAAGTTTGCCTGTGCAAACGGGTACATTCATTTATTGGAAATACAGATGGAAGGAAAAAAGAAAATGAGTATTGAAGAATTTCTTCGTGGCTACAGGTCTTGA